The Plasmodium gaboni strain SY75 chromosome 3, whole genome shotgun sequence genome includes the window gatataacattattaaagaatatatatgaagtttcaaatgtattattatctaGAAATGAAATGGATGAATCTATTCATAtagattatatatatgaagtaacaaaatatataaaagaaaatttaaGAGTAAATTTAACTCATTCTGAAAATGTATGTTTAAATGAAGAACAgaatattcatttattagATCATGATCCTAATAATTTcgaaatatataaatattatcaaGTCTTAAACTTATTTAAAgattataataagaataCACAAGAAGAGAAATATGAAGTAATAGGACATGAAGGAATATCTGAAGGTAATGAGGATgcaaataaaaataataataataataataacaaaaataataataataataataaaaataattatagtTATAATGAAGATGCTCTTGCCGAATTGTTACTTTCCTATTTTAATGTATTCTATCCAATTTCTACATGCATGTGTTATTCAATTCGATCTAAGCATGAATCTCTAATGGATTATGATAAGTATCATATGATAAATTTAGAAAACgatataaaattaaaacattatataaaagaaacggaagatatacattttaatagtattgaagaatataaaatgaaacTTAATCGTATAAATTATAAGTATGATACATTAttagaagaaaatgaaaatttaattacacataaaaatatattaatagGTATAAAAACTAGTATTAATACAGAAGAAGAAAGAATACcacatattaaaaatacatatgataataaagaaaatacacaattaatatttaatacatttaattatgataataaattaaaagaaaaaaatacatttggattttataacaattctttattacaaaatgcattagaaaatgataatatagATTTAGATATTATCTATATGTCAGATAAAGAaagtaataaatatgataatttatattttaattctAAAGTAACATCAAAAGAAGGATTATGTGAGAAATTAAAGcatatgatatattattattatgaagaatatgtaatgaaaaattcagaaaaaaaatatttctttatagCAGATGATGATACATTTgtaaatgtaaaaaatttaatagATGTAACTAATTTAACCTTAAATACATGTTCACAttctaaaaaatatatgtatgataaatatatcaaatcTTATGATTTTgttaaagaaaatgaatCTTTATTTCTTCAAAATTTTCCAAAAAAAACTTTATTCCTTTATTCTTATTTGAAGGATACTTTTCACAAAACAATACAAACATTGAAGAAGTATGACTATGTGCCTAAATATTGTCAGGGTGGTGTaacaacaaaaaataatgctaataataataataataataataataatgatgatgatattaTCGGTGATGCAAATAGTGACAAAAATGAAGTAAATGAAGTAAATGaagtaaatataataaataacaacaacaataataataataacaacaacaataataataataataataatatttataataatagaGCAAAATCTATACCTATCTATCTAGGAAGAAgatattcttataatacattttcTACAAATtcaaatgaatatttttatgattaCTTAACTGGAGGAGCTGGTATCTTAATTAATGATGAAACAGCTAAACGAATATATGAATGCAAAGAATGTACTTGTCCCTCAACAAATTCTTCTATGgatgatattatatttgGTAAATGGGCtaaagaattaaatatattagcaataaattttgaaggatattttcaaaattcTCCATTagattataataaaaaatatattaatactCTTGTACCTATTACATATCATAgattaaataaaaatagaacAATCAAAGAATCAAGAGATATGTATTTTAATTATCTAGTAAATTATAGTAGAAACGATAAACaacaaaataaagatatatatatagattaTCTTGATAgaaatcataaaaatatgattgATAATgtatttcattatttttattatctaaatatgtatgatcaaaaaaataaagttGTCACAAAAATTCAAAACAATCAACATAATATGGACACTAAAACGAATAAATCAGACAACAcacaaaaattaaataatacCCAAGGGGGAAAAAATGTTAAAGGAgataaaaacataaatggtgatgataataattataatgtaGATAATATCGAAAATATAGATGATATTATCAATATGGTTGAAAGTGTtgatgatgaaaatgtagaacataacaaaaaagaaacagATAACCACAAAAATGATcataatgattataataatgaagaaaataatataaatgtgaAAAAAACAACCATAAATActaatatagataataataatgaagatactacaaaatatgttataaaaatgaatgaaaaaatttataataaaatgcAAGAAAGTGATAAATACAAACAATTATTcgatataaataaattcttcaaaaaagaaatagaAGGACATCcttattttcaaaaaattaaaaaaaaaaatgaaaaggcaaaaaaagaaaaagaaaaaatgaatcaattaaataaacaaaaggattatacaaataattatttcCATTCATCAAATATGCAAGGAAATTTTAATCAACAAAAAATGGGAAACAATCAAAATGTAGACAAtcaagaaaataatatatttgaacAACGTCCTGAAATAGAAGAAGATGCAATCAATCCAATGGATTATGAAGAATATATGGAAAATTTATCAAATTTTGAAGATGATGGAGAACCATATGAAGAATATGATGATTATGATGATTTTGTAAATACAATTAATTCTgataaatttaaaattaatgatCAAAATAAACACTTATATGAACAAATCAAAGATATAGCCCAACCACCTGTTCAAAATTCAAATACTTTTGATTTTGACACAGATGAgttgtaaaaaaataaaataaaataaaataaaataaaaataaaataaaataaaataaaataaaataaaataaaaataaaataaaataaaataaaatgaaataaaaataaaataaaataaaataaaagtttATAAAATCATACCTTtagaatattattaaatgttatatatatgatatatatatatttatttacttatatgttatatatatatatatatatatatatttatgtattatttttttttttttttttttttttctttttctgttcctttttatatattaagtgtcatttaaaataatatacaagaggattcacatatattatatatatgtgtgtattGATATATGTATACACTACCCGTTGGGTCATGcattacttttattataaaaaaattaaatatataaaacacTATAAACAATTGTCatgatattttaaataagtttaaaaaaagaaaagttcatattattaaaatgtttatTTCTAAAAAAACAAAGTTTAACcgaataaaaaaataaataatataataataaaaatatagtCAAATATTACTTGTGCATCAAAAGAAAGGTATACGAAAAATAAGTAGCTATCATCcatccatatatatatatatatataaacatacatatatatatatttatatatacgTGTATGccattttttatatttgtcTATTTGTTCTCCTAAATTTGTCTGTGGTTGGTGCTACCTCATTGTAATACATTGACCTTAACTTATAATTTACTTCTTTAATTGGAGAAATATTTATTGGTTGAAAGAAAAGGAAATCTTCAGAATTAGTTCTTTCATAAGCATTGATTGTATTTTGTACTTGtatagaaaaattattatttaaataacTAGTTTTTACAGCTTCTAAAGAATTTAAAgctttttcttttatatttttaacCATATATGAACTgttactattattattattattattgttattatattgattataatcattttcattttttaaagtgttatataaataatcatatgTACTCATTAAAATTTCTCCTTTGTTATTATTCCATTTTTCATTTagatttataaaattttcatcttcatataaatattgtaaattaaaatgttcatccatatccatattatccatattatatttattataatttatataatccatattattttcttctatcatatttataactatttgttttaaatataaattttcctttaaaatattattttcttctatatCACTCATTATATCTTCTTCACTAAAATATTCCTCCTCTTCATCATCACAATTGTCTTTTTGGTTACCCTCactattattactattaaCATCATTATGATTACCATTAACATCATTATGATTACCATTAACATCATTATGATTACCATTAACATCACTATTAATACCattaacatttttttcacCCCCATCAACACTGTTGTAGTTATTTGGTCCAACCTTATCAAGCATCACACTTTTCTTTTTACTCTTATCACTTACTTTAAGATCCTGCGTGTTTTGCTCAATTTCTTGACGATTAAATGACAAAGTTAATGATAACAATAATTTTGACATGACATAAcgaaaataatttattctCAAAAAATCATGCTTAGTAATATTTGGATTATTGATTGTCGAATCGGTATCATAATAATTGGTTgtatttgttttatttttatgtttaatttttttcatattttttaaaataatttcttttgaatcaaatatttttatggATAATATATCAGAGTTATATAGATTTGTTCTTGTTTGAATAATAACATTATCATGATAAGGAAtagatgataaaaaaaaagttagaaaatatttatttggAAGGACAGTAACATAATTTACCCAAGTATATGTATCATTAGTATAACTATAATCAATACTTGAACATACAGCAAATATATCTGTAGTTTgtttatcatatatatttctttttatatcaaaatTAAATGGACATATAGATAAAAATCCAAGTACTGATCTGAAATTTAAATTacatttcatttttttttgtttcgATTTTTTATTCTGATCACTACATATAGAACTGGAATCATTACCATCATACTCTTCATGAATATTCTTATGagtattattatcactatCAACTTTGGAATTActtaaataattatcatcataattatcgttatcatcattatcattatcatcatcataatcATTATCGTCATAATAATATCCCCTTTTGTAGGGTTCATCCTCTTGGTCATTTAAAGAataatcatttatattatccttattaatattattattattattattattattattattattattatcatttatagCTAAACCATTATTTGTATCTATTAAATTTTCtgtttgttttttatttttttttattttataattatctgtatttaaaaatgtCCACTTAGCTAAAAATAAATGCTTTGGTTTTTTCAGTTCATATTTATGATTAAAATATTCACTTATTTCACATTTCCTTTTATTTGGATTAAATAATGGAATGGTGAATGTCCACTTGCCATTTGAAAACatgtttataaaatttgTACATATAGATGCATTATTAATTTCGTCATACTTATTAGAATACACAGGTACAATTGCATTAACTGGTTGTATTAAATTAAggatattattatataaattattaaaaatacaCTTTTCAAcgttattattatatttatataataatttactttttattttttctataatatctggataattttttccactagttaaatttaaaaaggattcagaataataatttgacattatcattttcatcatataattattttgtgAATTCATAAcattgttattattataactGATCATTCCATTGTATGGGcaatacatattaatataattattaccatacatattattattattattcataagTGGTGGTAATCCTAATGATGTAATTCCATCAGTATCATGACCTTGTTGAGTTAGATTAATATACGCATTAACTGTCATATCTATATCTGGCCTGTCACATATACTCTTATTATAAAAACTAAAATCATCAGAATTcctattattattattattattattatgaaaatatacataatatatatttttactcacatatatatcaaaCGACAAATATGGACACATGATACATATTGctctttttaaaatatttatatctggaatatatattccactaaaatatatacaattcTTTACATCcaatttattatcaatcataaaatttaatacggtcattaattttttacTTTTCTTCTTGCCTTCATTTAAATCTCTTAAAGGCAAATTTGGAGATCCGTGTATAAACAAAGGAGTAAATGATAAACTGAATAAAAatttcaaatataaattttgaTTAGAATAATCAAAAAGACAATATTTTGTTACAATATTAAATACATTCATTCCATTAATTTCATCCATGTGTGTATCACCCATCGTAACaacattattaataataaccTTTGTAGTATCATTAATGTTTGTATTTGcaatattataatttatatctGATGCACCTCGTAAGAGatacaataaatatagaCATGATTCATATGCGttactatttttatttaatatttttaatatttttttacataaatTGTGTACACTATTTATAACACACAAAAGTTTTTTTGCATTGATATGATTTCTCTTATTCATAATAGAACATgtattcatataatatgtttttaattcttttctattgaatttattttctttttttaaaccatgtacatataataaaaatacacaTAACCATTCTAAGAACACATTTCTTAGCATGATAGGTTCTGAATATGTGTTTCCATCAAAATAAGATTTTTGTTTAGAAGAAACTTCTAAAGATACAGcataagaatatatattttttgatgaatataaattaatattaggaaaaatatcatttgtatttaatatacttataataattattgtATCAAATGTTACATCTAAGAGAACACCATATAATAGAAGTCTACATAAATTTATGCTTAAATTAAAACGAATCATTATTTGACCAAtaatagatataaataatttatcttttattttgatGACAGCTTTTACCTTTTCAAGTTCATACCgtgtattttttattttttgtcTAGATGGTTTCTCAATAATCATACTTAATACATCATATAtagataattttttattttctacatgtgatatatttttttctgaTGTTTCATAATTAgaaattaatttattttgaaCTTTAACTTCATTTAGATTATCTACATTTCTATTTTCACATCCAAGTGtttcatttcttttattaattaaacTGTTTAAAACAGGCatactttttaaaatatataaatataataaatgtaaactatgtgtatatatttcaGATATTTTATGATCTCTTAAAAGATTCAAAAAATTCTTACTTATCATTCTGATACAAATACCATGACATGTTCTTCCACATCTACCTTTTCTCTGTTCCATAGAAGATTTGTTTATCCACTTCTTAACTAATATATgtgctttttttttatcattatattcaatatttttttgaatacAAAAATCAATAACTAATCTAACATTAGGTATAGTAATTGAACTCTCGGCTATATTGGATGataaaaagatattaatGTCAGTGTCgttatgttttattttgtgAATCGTATTATCATACAAACAGCTGTGTAACATGTGAATGTGTATTCTTACATCCTTACGATCATACATAAAAGAATTAGCAATATTATTCATACTATTCATACTATTCATATTGTTTATACTATTcatattgtttatattattcatattattcatattattaatattatccACATTATTGTTGGATAGATTGCCCATgtcattatttattatcatgCTCAATTGATGATACATATCTGTTATGTCCTGCATGCCTgatagaaatattataacacTGTCTCCTTTCAAACATAAATTATAAACAAGTTCTAAACACAGATTAGATATATTAGAAAAGACATTTGCTGGGATGATCTCATCTACATCCAAGtccttatttttatcattacagtatttattattattattattaaatatatgtatatttttatcgTATTCActctttattttatataacaacATTTCTGAATTTTTTgataaatttattttattacaatttttttttctaagGATGAATTCGATAACACTTTCTTTAACgtaattattattaccatCACCACAAATTTTATCGTCACTATCTATTTTATTGTCACTATCTATTTTATTGTCACTATCTATTTTATTGTCACCACAAATTTTATTGTCATCACAAATTTTTCTAGTACCATATCTTGTGTAGTTTATTATGTCCtctatataaaatgtatcAATACTATAAATTTTGGTACCTATAAATATCGAACccattttaatatttggGTGCTcaaaataagaataaaacaaattaCTCTGCATAGTTGCAgacataataattaatttaaacATCGGTTCGTCTTTCTGTTTATTATGcaaatataattttataaacaaCAACACAAtatctaataatatacTTCTATCATGTATTTCGTCAATTATAACATgtgtaaattttttatacatatttttatgatgtaaaaataatttaaataaataccCAATGgttatatatgttataacagttttttcattatcatataatGATTCTCCAGATATTCTATAACCGATTTTTTGTCCTAATTGTTCATTTGTTAATTCAGATAATATTTTAGATAATGCTATACATGCTATTCTTCTTGGCTCTGTTactataatattaatttttttattttctaaaatattttcttctaataaaaattttggAACACAAGTAGATTTGCCTGAACCCGTTTCTCCATTTATAAATGTTACATCGTTTTTTTCAATCATTTCTATTATTTCATTTcttgatttatatatagacAACTTTTCTATATTACTTTGTGCgttgttcatattatcttctgttagtaatatttttattttatttttgtctttctcttcatttttataatccATTTTTTCTCTTATCTTTGAATTGTCATTTGCATCATATAAACTAATAACACTATCTTTTTCGAATATTTCATCTGAATTTCTATCACCCCGGTTTTgacttttattatttctcTCTTCCTCAccatcataataattattataatcacaattataattataattattattataattactactactattaatattattattattattgtgCATGCCGTGACGATTAATTGATGTGCCCctttcattatttttaaagaatttttttttttctttcatttgCTGCTTATTTCTAAAACTTCCAAAAATTTTGTGACcattaaaattattagaTGTATCAGCTTTTATATTATGCCTCACATTATGTTTATGACCCTcttgataataattattatccCTATTATCACGTTGTTCTGCATTATAAACAGACGATTTAAATGAATCTGcgtttttatatttatccTTATATGCtttaacatttttatagttataattgaaattattatgttgTTGTCTGTTGTTTACAAATCGGTTCCCTCCATCgttatcattattattattattattatattggTTTATATAAGAtgtattatcatttaataaattattattacttatgttattatatccatatgttgataatgaaatatcttttctattttttattccaccattatcatcattactatatttattattattatatgtgGGATGACCACCTTgtgttatattattagatTGATAAGacaaattattttgtttattatcattgaatgtattaaattcattattattcttGTTACCATAAGAATGTGtgttgttattttttttctcacttttatcatcaaaaaatttatataacttattatctatattatgtctatcactattattatatttatttttaggtaaattattattatatttttttatattatatgaattatcattattattttttttttcataatttttattaccTAAATGTTCTTTTCTTCCATCTATATTACCcttatgataataataagtaTTTTTTCTACTATCCATATagtttatattatttttatgcatatcatcatttttaaaattactactactattattatttttatttttatatttatttctataattATTAGTAGATGCATTCTCTTCTCTATCTATCATACTTCTTCTTTCACACATATCATATGatttatcatcatttttattataatttccTCTATTTTTTATTGAAGACGAAttcttaaaatattttttttcattcatatcattattatcattatccattttattatcattacaCATGTATcgttttttatttgatatatttatattatatgactcgtatattgtttttcgtttattatttatctTAAAACtattgttcatattttttttttattgcatattaatttgttagtcacatatatataaaaaatatatatatatatatatataacataattatataaatattcagtggcaaatataaaaaaaaaaaaaaaaatatataaaaatacaaaatatatacatatatatatatatatatatatatattataaaaaatgataaatatatttcattagtattgtaatattttaacaGATAGgtttcttttattaattattcttaaaattattaattattttattattttttttttttatttatatataatgtttcttataaagaaaaaataatattaaaggaacatatatattatatatatttttaatttgttttaaaaaattattttataatatatatattataaatacacttatatatattcttaacaaatgtaatataattatataaaaggTATAAGTGTACaagtaaaaaaattttaatttttttataatttttatcatttcatattttgatttttatttgtttttacattcttatattttaatataatttttactTATGTAGATTTgtatataacaaaaaaaaaaaaaaaaaaaaaaatttactATATGAAACatatcacatatatatatatatatcattatatatatatatttatattatacctttttattatttaaaaatgaatcctttagaaaataaaaataaaatatatcaaataattaatattaataaaagataGTATTCGACttatacacatatatatattttatatatatatttattatataataaaccCAACAATACataatttacatatataccatcaatttcttttttttttttttttccctcCTTTATCatgaaattatatatatgtatttatttatatgtatttatttatttcataaaattatttgatattttaattattcctcaaagaaatataaaacacTTATATCTAATGACGATTCAAAacaaatttattatataccaataaataaaaagaaaaatatatatatgttatatatatatatattataacatttaCAATGAGTATGCTTTTTATCATATCCATCTTTTATTAGTTAATTCTAATATCTTCAtcacattattattaaatttgtttatttaaaaaCCATCCTGTccatacatataaat containing:
- a CDS encoding parasite-infected erythrocyte surface protein; amino-acid sequence: MKVGIVFFCLILFVVVGACNNVKEKIFKNIKKRTKFIILNEPIVDLSFSENLFHTLLFDLDVDKNLYTLDESLLNLENLNYSSIFRLLVDTYKNIKENRDDNENIRYIFLGTSFSRIHPLNFEYFLRKLNKYIYNENVYEKGNVDIRGILNEYNNEIEEKKIEKEKLNKIKDKNNNDNIYNDDIDVHEVLEDIIRKEKKFFLNDDDENDSNDKYILKTDEDNKYKGFFIGYGFNDEIPSVIHHYNFDKNFLFPSLNSGILLDITLLKNIYEVSNVLLSRNEMDESIHIDYIYEVTKYIKENLRVNLTHSENVCLNEEQNIHLLDHDPNNFEIYKYYQVLNLFKDYNKNTQEEKYEVIGHEGISEGNEDANKNNNNNNNKNNNNNNKNNYSYNEDALAELLLSYFNVFYPISTCMCYSIRSKHESLMDYDKYHMINLENDIKLKHYIKETEDIHFNSIEEYKMKLNRINYKYDTLLEENENLITHKNILIGIKTSINTEEERIPHIKNTYDNKENTQLIFNTFNYDNKLKEKNTFGFYNNSLLQNALENDNIDLDIIYMSDKESNKYDNLYFNSKVTSKEGLCEKLKHMIYYYYEEYVMKNSEKKYFFIADDDTFVNVKNLIDVTNLTLNTCSHSKKYMYDKYIKSYDFVKENESLFLQNFPKKTLFLYSYLKDTFHKTIQTLKKYDYVPKYCQGGVTTKNNANNNNNNNNNDDDIIGDANSDKNEVNEVNEVNIINNNNNNNNNNNNNNNNNNIYNNRAKSIPIYLGRRYSYNTFSTNSNEYFYDYLTGGAGILINDETAKRIYECKECTCPSTNSSMDDIIFGKWAKELNILAINFEGYFQNSPLDYNKKYINTLVPITYHRLNKNRTIKESRDMYFNYLVNYSRNDKQQNKDIYIDYLDRNHKNMIDNVFHYFYYLNMYDQKNKVVTKIQNNQHNMDTKTNKSDNTQKLNNTQGGKNVKGDKNINGDDNNYNVDNIENIDDIINMVESVDDENVEHNKKETDNHKNDHNDYNNEENNINVKKTTINTNIDNNNEDTTKYVIKMNEKIYNKMQESDKYKQLFDINKFFKKEIEGHPYFQKIKKKNEKAKKEKEKMNQLNKQKDYTNNYFHSSNMQGNFNQQKMGNNQNVDNQENNIFEQRPEIEEDAINPMDYEEYMENLSNFEDDGEPYEEYDDYDDFVNTINSDKFKINDQNKHLYEQIKDIAQPPVQNSNTFDFDTDEL
- a CDS encoding putative DEAD box helicase, whose translation is MNNSFKINNKRKTIYESYNINISNKKRYMCNDNKMDNDNNDMNEKKYFKNSSSIKNRGNYNKNDDKSYDMCERRSMIDREENASTNNYRNKYKNKNNNSSSNFKNDDMHKNNINYMDSRKNTYYYHKGNIDGRKEHLGNKNYEKKNNNDNSYNIKKYNNNLPKNKYNNSDRHNIDNKLYKFFDDKSEKKNNNTHSYGNKNNNEFNTFNDNKQNNLSYQSNNITQGGHPTYNNNKYSNDDNGGIKNRKDISLSTYGYNNISNNNLLNDNTSYINQYNNNNNNDNDGGNRFVNNRQQHNNFNYNYKNVKAYKDKYKNADSFKSSVYNAEQRDNRDNNYYQEGHKHNVRHNIKADTSNNFNGHKIFGSFRNKQQMKEKKKFFKNNERGTSINRHGMHNNNNNINSSSNYNNNYNYNCDYNNYYDGEEERNNKSQNRGDRNSDEIFEKDSVISLYDANDNSKIREKMDYKNEEKDKNKIKILLTEDNMNNAQSNIEKLSIYKSRNEIIEMIEKNDVTFINGETGSGKSTCVPKFLLEENILENKKINIIVTEPRRIACIALSKILSELTNEQLGQKIGYRISGESLYDNEKTVITYITIGYLFKLFLHHKNMYKKFTHVIIDEIHDRSILLDIVLLFIKLYLHNKQKDEPMFKLIIMSATMQSNLFYSYFEHPNIKMGSIFIGTKIYSIDTFYIEDIINYTRYGTRKICDDNKICGDNKIDSDNKIDSDNKIDSDDKICGDGNNNYVKESVIEFILRKKNCNKINLSKNSEMLLYKIKSEYDKNIHIFNNNNNKYCNDKNKDLDVDEIIPANVFSNISNLCLELVYNLCLKGDSVIIFLSGMQDITDMYHQLSMIINNDMGNLSNNNVDNINNMNNMNNINNMNSINNMNSMNSMNNIANSFMYDRKDVRIHIHMLHSCLYDNTIHKIKHNDTDINIFLSSNIAESSITIPNVRLVIDFCIQKNIEYNDKKKAHILVKKWINKSSMEQRKGRCGRTCHGICIRMISKNFLNLLRDHKISEIYTHSLHLLYLYILKSMPVLNSLINKRNETLGCENRNVDNLNEVKVQNKLISNYETSEKNISHVENKKLSIYDVLSMIIEKPSRQKIKNTRYELEKVKAVIKIKDKLFISIIGQIMIRFNLSINLCRLLLYGVLLDVTFDTIIIISILNTNDIFPNINLYSSKNIYSYAVSLEVSSKQKSYFDGNTYSEPIMLRNVFLEWLCVFLLYVHGLKKENKFNRKELKTYYMNTCSIMNKRNHINAKKLLCVINSVHNLCKKILKILNKNSNAYESCLYLLYLLRGASDINYNIANTNINDTTKVIINNVVTMGDTHMDEINGMNVFNIVTKYCLFDYSNQNLYLKFLFSLSFTPLFIHGSPNLPLRDLNEGKKKSKKLMTVLNFMIDNKLDVKNCIYFSGIYIPDINILKRAICIMCPYLSFDIYVSKNIYYVYFHNNNNNNNRNSDDFSFYNKSICDRPDIDMTVNAYINLTQQGHDTDGITSLGLPPLMNNNNNMYGNNYINMYCPYNGMISYNNNNVMNSQNNYMMKMIMSNYYSESFLNLTSGKNYPDIIEKIKSKLLYKYNNNVEKCIFNNLYNNILNLIQPVNAIVPVYSNKYDEINNASICTNFINMFSNGKWTFTIPLFNPNKRKCEISEYFNHKYELKKPKHLFLAKWTFLNTDNYKIKKNKKQTENLIDTNNGLAINDNNNNNNNNNNNNINKDNINDYSLNDQEDEPYKRGYYYDDNDYDDDNDNDDNDNYDDNYLSNSKVDSDNNTHKNIHEEYDGNDSSSICSDQNKKSKQKKMKCNLNFRSVLGFLSICPFNFDIKRNIYDKQTTDIFAVCSSIDYSYTNDTYTWVNYVTVLPNKYFLTFFLSSIPYHDNVIIQTRTNLYNSDILSIKIFDSKEIILKNMKKIKHKNKTNTTNYYDTDSTINNPNITKHDFLRINYFRYVMSKLLLSLTLSFNRQEIEQNTQDLKVSDKSKKKSVMLDKVGPNNYNSVDGGEKNVNGINSDVNGNHNDVNGNHNDVNGNHNDVNSNNSEGNQKDNCDDEEEEYFSEEDIMSDIEENNILKENLYLKQIVINMIEENNMDYINYNKYNMDNMDMDEHFNLQYLYEDENFINLNEKWNNNKGEILMSTYDYLYNTLKNENDYNQYNNNNNNNNSNSSYMVKNIKEKALNSLEAVKTSYLNNNFSIQVQNTINAYERTNSEDFLFFQPINISPIKEVNYKLRSMYYNEVAPTTDKFRRTNRQI